The Dioscorea cayenensis subsp. rotundata cultivar TDr96_F1 chromosome 18, TDr96_F1_v2_PseudoChromosome.rev07_lg8_w22 25.fasta, whole genome shotgun sequence genome includes the window agcaaaatttaataaatgtatCACATGCGGTATTGTTTAGCTTTGGAAGaattttatggaatcttgtactcaaaattgaaaatatCATACTGGTTTGGTACGATTGGGAAAGTTTGGTAAgtttacaatttaaaatatttaataataataataatactaataattattTGGGAAATGTAcctcaatatttatttaacatgaataattatatatcattatttaatgattataatgtaaaaaaaagtaaGTGGACGAGAAAAACggtaaatagttttaaaaatacaGGGGAAAAAATCCCTtattatccatattttttttaaaaataaataaataaaaaaaccaaaactgttccttaaatataattttcaatagtATTATGAGtttagatttaaatatatatttttaaatatttaatttaattttaatttataagatgcttttttaaaattttcagacACATGGACATGGACATGGACTAACTTCACCGAACTGATCATTAcctatttatattatatatatatatattataatacatacatatatatatatatatattattgtaataatattataaaaactatcTATAGCAAGACAGTATTAAAACCCCGAGATATCGCGATATTTTGAGCATTTCCCGACCTATTTCCCGTTCACCCGGTCAACGTTGGGTGGCAGAGGGTAAGTGGTTTATAGAAAACTGAACCCGGTTTATTTGACCATTAGAAAGACTTACCTACCATTACCtaccattaataataataataataataataataataataataataattggaaaACCAAAAACTTCAatgtttcaaatttaaaaaagaagttATTTGTGTAATATTGGAATAAATTGAgtgtgtggtttaattggttgaATTTGTGCGGTGAAGttgatgttttttatttgattaatttcagTTAAATATATCCTGGGATCATATTACCATAAAAGCAAGATATTCTCGGTGCTTTGTAGAGAAATACTTTCCCCCTGAAATATTTTAttgcaaagttttttttttctgtatttgcTTTCcctgtaaataataatatagtgtttggtatgaactttgaatattataattgaaatacatgcaaaatgaatTCCTTTTATTTGGtatgaataaatttttcatgCAAAGTTATGattattctcaattttattttttaataataataaaataaaataaaacatactttaaatacatgtttaattttcacattaattaatggtttatatataaataaataaaaaaagttgcTTATATACCCGGTAAAAGTAGGTATTTAACTTATGCTCTTCTTCTATTATGAGAAATTTGATTACCCGAATTGATAATTCACGAATTATACTTCCGCTtcctatataaatttttaaaaagaaatacaaaaaattatagaacTTACCAATAGAGATTGTCTtgttctagggttttgaaaaagaAGTAGTGGAGGAGTTTTTCGCTATAGCTAGGGTtctaagacatgacaaaagagaagaatttttattgtataaatgGGTAACATTGGAATTTTAAATGTGTCATATTTCCCATAATGTAATCCGTTTCACACCCCTCTCCCTATGAATCTTTTTCTTTGGTGAAAGGGAAAGTAATTGTAAGTTGACCATTATTTTACATAgttttttttcaaccaaacacatgaaaataTTTCATAACCTTAATTTTCCGGGATACTTTCTTAGTACCAAACGGCCATAagaatcataaatatatatatatatatatttatatatatacatttattattatattaattaaatccaaataatatcTAATTTGGTTATATTCTTGAACTGTTTCAAGCCTGTTTTGctaattttataaacaaataaataacttttttaagaaataaaaaaaaaacaaattattattcaGTATTTTCGGAGTGTCTATATAAACCGCTTACCAACTCTTCCTTTCTTCTGTCTTGTgccttgtttttctttgatctCTGTTTCTCTTTCTCGTGGCGGCCATGGCGCTCCTCAATGATCTCGTCAACCTCAACCTCAGCGACACCACGGAGAAGATCATCGCTGAGTACATCTGGTTCGTTGCGTCTTCTAAAGatcctattttttcttgttgttttatcAATTCATTTGTTGAGGGATCTATGGCTTGTGCGTCTTTTTTTGTGGTTCCTATGTTGTTGGAATCCTTGTTTTGATGTGATTTTTAgggatttttgttgttgttgttgttgttgttttttttttccttattatttggatttttgtgATTCGAGAGTGTATGATGATCTCTGTTGGTCTTTCGGTTTtgatttctctctctttttttttttaaaaattttttttgtttttctagattaaaaaaaagacttttttttttaatcactgaAAGTGCGTGTTGTTTTAGATCTCTTTAAGAGGAGGGACGTACAATGATGCAAAGTGGAGGAATGGGTGGAAAGCACTTTTCTCTGGAAtttgaactttatttttttctttctgttttCCTTTAAATTTGATGAGTCTCTGAATGCCTTTTCATGCTGGATCCAGTAGTAttgctaaaaaaagaaaaaaataattgaaaataggaAAGCAAGGAAACCTCTCtatgtttgttttgaaaaagtctttatttgcttattatGTCAAGTTAACACGTTAAACTTTATTGAggaaataattaatgaaaataaataaataaatttgagatCCATCTTTGTGCTGTATGATTCTGCTAAgcaatttgtttttgtgttaatCAATCCTTTTGTTTCTTGTGAGTTCTGTATATGAACTTGTTATGTGTGGTCAAAACAGGATTGGAGGATCTGGTATGGACATTAGGAGCAAAGCAAGGGTGAGTTTTTGACTTCATATCAAGCTTGGACTTTTCCTGTTGTGTGttccttcttcttattctaactttttgatttggtttctatgtttttctttttttatttttatttttggattggaTAGACACTCCCAGGCCCTGTCACTGATCCTAGCAAGCTTCCAAAGTGGAACTATGATGGTTCCAGCACAGGCCAAGCACCAGGAGAAGACAGTGAAGTAATTCTTTAGTAAGTGacctttctcttgtttttttaattaaagtataaacatgtttttatttgaactGATTGTTATGATGTCTTGTGTTCAGTCCTCAGGCCATTTTCAAGGATCCTTTCAGGAGGGGAAACAACATCCTTGTGAGCattcaattcaatttttatttgtttttttaattgaaactccttttcttgattatatataattcattgtTCATTTTAATGTTCAGGTCATGTGTGATTGCTACACTCCTGCAGGAGAGCCAATTCCTACTAACAAAAGATATAATGCTGCCAAGATATTTAGCCACCCTGATGTTGCTGCTGAAGTACCTTGGTATATATGTGGTTTAAAACTTCTCAGTCTATATGTTGTTAATACTTAATTTTGTTCTGTTTGTTTCTTTATAGGTATGGGATTGAACAAGAGTACACTCTTCTGCAGAAGGATGTCAAGTGGCCTCTTGGATGGCCTGTCGGAGGCTACCCTGGCCCTCAGGTATGAATTCTAATCAATCTTATGGCGGTTATTTCATTTTACTACTGTTTTACATTTATTAGATTCTTTGGCTAaggactttttttttctcttgcttcTTGTGAAATATATACTTTGTTAGATTTACCAAAGCTGCAGTTCTTACCATCCTATCTGTTAATTTTCCTTTTGGGCTAGACAGCCTTTGGGTTAAGTAATTTTTAAGGAGCTTCAATAAAGAAACCAAAGACCCACCACCACCATTCATGATTTATGTATTTCtactttgtatatatataccttgatAGATTCATGCATTATTTTGCAAGTGACTCATCTCTATGAATGTAAAACCTCGTCCTTTTACAGCATTCTCATGAATGTGTGTTTCAACAAGTTGAATTCCCtgctttgtgtttttaattttctatatctTCATTACCTTTTGCTGATTTGGTTTTGGATTAGGGTCCATACTACTGCTCTACCGGTGCTGACAAATCCTTTGGTCGTGATATTGTTGATGCTCACTACAAGGCCTGTCTTTATGCTGGAATCAACATCTCAGGCATAAACGGTGAAGTTATGCCCGGTCAGGTAAGATTGAATTATATCTTTGATGTTGTTTTCTTTCTGCAAAGCTCCGAGCATTATGTTCAAACATTGTCATTTGTGTACAGTGGGAATTTCAAGTTGGCCCAGCTGTTGGTATCTCTGCTGGTGATGAAGTTTGGGTTGCTCGCTACATTCTTGAGGTAAACACAAATTCCAACACTGACCAAATCTTTGTGTCGAtcaattacttatttattgaTGTTTCTGTCTCTGTACAGCGAATTACTGAGATAGCTGGAGTGGTTCTCTCATTTGACCCCAAACCCATCCAGGTTTCATTGTGTTATTGCAATCTCTTATTGTTTTTCCTGTAAAATTGCCTATTTGTCCTGTCTTTTGTTAATTCAAGTTTGTTTCTGCATGCAACCAGGGTGACTGGAATGGTGCCGGTGCTCACACAAATTACAGGTAACTTAAATTGCTTCATTTGATATTTGCTGGTACAATCACAGAAGGAAAAGAGAACTCTTGGCTTCAATTATTTGGCTTTTATAATGCAGCACTAAATCCATGAGGGAGGATGGAGGCTTTGAGGTCATCAAAAAGGCCATTGAAAAGCTCGGATTAAGGCACAAGGAACACATTGCTGCCTACGGTGAAGGCAATGAGCGCCGCCTCACAGGACGCCACGAGACTGCTGATATCAACACCTTCAAATGGGTACTACTTCGTCTTGCAAACTCTTAACAAACCTAATCCTGGCTGCTTGAGCTTATTATCTCTTGTTCTTTGTTTCCACAGGGAGTTGCGAACCGCGGAGCATCCATTAGAGTTGGCCGTGAAACCGAGCAGAATGGCAAAGGCAAGTAATTCGTCTACATCTGTCACTATAGATAAATATCGTCGTCAATTAGAACATGATACTGAAACTTGAAACTCTTCATCTGTTCAGGTTACTTTGAGGACCGAAGGCCGGCTTCAAACATGGATCCATATGTGGTCACCTCCTTGATTGCAGAGACAACCATTCTCTTCAAGCCTACATAAGTGTCATATTTTCATGTTCTCTCCATCAGACTACTATTCTCTTAATAGTTTGCTTTTGTCtgtgttggtgttggtgttggaGATCTAGCAGGAGGTGAATTTTGCTAGAATTTATTAAGGACAGGGATATTGGTCGGTCATGATTTGATTGGTTTGAAAAAGCCTTTCTGGTTTCATTCTGTGTTTCCATGTAGCTTCATCAAAATAAGTATAGCATGGAACTGTGAACATCTATTGTTTTGAGTTTCATGAGATTGGCTATGAGATGATTGTCTCCTTGCTTTTCAATGTTTCCTCTATTCCTGTTTGCACTGCAATAACTTCACCATGGCAATACGAATGAAAATTCAGCTTTTTGTCTTTTCATTACGTAACGaaattaccatggtaatatgagtgggaatgttatatatGTGGTAATATtacggtaatttaatataatcatgtttggttgggaacttttattactttggttttcatgataatcaatttgttaaaatataaaaagttataaaattatcTAAGATAGACATCAAATGTGTTATGAGTTAACTTAATCTGGGGAAGTTATTTTTAATGTTCCCTTTCAAGTTCCAAATAATACATTGAACAGCATTGGATGGATGCTTTCAAGTTAAACGTACCACAAGCatggaaaattaaagaaaactaaagcTTCTTGATTCCAAGAGAATGAGCTTTGCATCAAGATACTTTGAAGAGACAaaatgtttattaaattttcGCATGAATCATGatttaggtatatatatatatatatatacatgtttatcTGTGTTGACATAAAGTTGCAAAACAAATTTACAAGACTTAGATTAAACTCTCAAAGTACAGATTCAATCTGCATAATTGTATATCTGCTGCAAACGTTAACAATGAGAAGAGTGATACAGTTGAAGCCATTTTAAGGATCTCAGATTCCATGGTtgataagatagctctttctattaGTTTTTGGGtctataaataaaagaaaagaaagaacataagTGAACTATCTCAAGCAATTCAAGTATCAATGTTCTGTATGATGTTCTGATATACTACAACAATAAAAAAGGCATCACCTGCTTGTGCATTCATTTTAACTATAAGAAATCCTCAGAAATATCACTTTCCATGATGGATAACAAATAACAATTTCATTGTCCTCAAACATTAAGTATTCGAGGATATAGTAAGCATATGTtctaagaaaattttcataaaaaggTCAGTCTTAAACTTTGTAGTAGCAATATGTAATTTAACTCGTAACTGAGCAAATTAAATATGTCTTGGTTCTTAAAATTAATAACCTACAAGAACAACTGTATTTAAGTTCAATCATGATCAAGGACCACAAGAATACCACATGAGCACAAATCGACAAATCAAATCtc containing:
- the LOC120282204 gene encoding glutamine synthetase cytosolic isozyme 1, with translation MALLNDLVNLNLSDTTEKIIAEYIWIGGSGMDIRSKARTLPGPVTDPSKLPKWNYDGSSTGQAPGEDSEVILYPQAIFKDPFRRGNNILVMCDCYTPAGEPIPTNKRYNAAKIFSHPDVAAEVPWYGIEQEYTLLQKDVKWPLGWPVGGYPGPQGPYYCSTGADKSFGRDIVDAHYKACLYAGINISGINGEVMPGQWEFQVGPAVGISAGDEVWVARYILERITEIAGVVLSFDPKPIQGDWNGAGAHTNYSTKSMREDGGFEVIKKAIEKLGLRHKEHIAAYGEGNERRLTGRHETADINTFKWGVANRGASIRVGRETEQNGKGYFEDRRPASNMDPYVVTSLIAETTILFKPT